Proteins encoded by one window of Chondromyces crocatus:
- a CDS encoding cupin-like domain-containing protein — translation METATSASAGSWVKVRDIERLPAKETRHFVRWFERKEPVILTGLDLDLAAWTPESIVSRWGENRVRICNHEGASDHDPMGWLHEVSIAEYFGRHFTAGQAMRIMGASLAQLEGRDDICQRLGLDAIRPPSLEQSRSLFFASASGGVVPLHFDVDFAHIFLVQAHGAREIRLFAPAQSRNLYKYPMRPQASVALDQPDFEQFPRLQRLEGHQCRLVAGEVLYMPARYWHLVEYTEPSCGMAIRFRKAGFEGRTLASYGKNVAALDLWLRSRSWGGAWSNLMKGMARL, via the coding sequence GTGGAAACGGCGACATCGGCGAGCGCGGGCAGCTGGGTCAAGGTGCGGGACATCGAGCGCCTGCCCGCCAAGGAGACACGCCACTTCGTCCGGTGGTTCGAGCGCAAGGAGCCGGTGATCTTGACCGGCCTCGACCTCGATCTCGCCGCGTGGACGCCGGAGAGCATCGTCTCGCGCTGGGGGGAGAACCGCGTCCGGATCTGCAACCACGAGGGCGCCTCCGACCACGACCCGATGGGCTGGCTTCACGAGGTCTCCATCGCCGAGTACTTCGGCCGCCACTTCACCGCCGGTCAGGCGATGCGGATCATGGGCGCCTCGCTCGCGCAGCTCGAAGGCCGGGACGACATCTGCCAGCGGCTCGGCCTCGACGCCATCCGCCCCCCGTCGCTCGAGCAGTCCCGCAGCCTGTTCTTCGCCAGCGCCTCGGGGGGCGTGGTCCCGCTCCACTTCGACGTCGACTTCGCGCACATCTTCCTCGTCCAGGCCCACGGCGCCCGCGAGATCCGCCTCTTCGCCCCGGCCCAGTCGCGCAACCTCTACAAGTACCCGATGCGACCCCAGGCCTCCGTCGCCCTGGATCAGCCGGACTTCGAGCAGTTTCCTCGCCTGCAACGGCTGGAAGGCCACCAGTGCCGCCTCGTCGCCGGCGAGGTCCTCTACATGCCCGCCCGGTACTGGCACCTCGTGGAGTACACCGAGCCGTCGTGCGGGATGGCCATCCGCTTCCGCAAGGCCGGCTTCGAAGGGCGAACCCTCGCCTCCTACGGCAAGAACGTGGCGGCGCTGGACCTGTGGCTGCGGAGTCGCAGCTGGGGCGGCGCCTGGAGCAACCTCATGAAAGGGATGGCGCGCCTCTAG
- a CDS encoding bifunctional metallophosphatase/5'-nucleotidase translates to MTQQAAPADAITLLVVDSEEEVRGAGVDHVVDFTVIQLNDVYEAAPVEGGRYGGLARVATLRKQLEAENPNLLMVMVGDFLAPSVISATTGDAGQHMIEALNAAGLTHAAVGNHEFDLTEDDFLLRVEESRFRWVVSNVKNAAGQPYANVHEHDVVKFTNASGEAVRVALLGVCIDMVKKPWVQYQDPIETARAKVNALANQADVFLALTHLTLDHDKQLGIEVPRLDVLLGGHEHEAAKAIVGADATPIYKADSNARSAFVHHFRFDTQTRVTKLFSRLVHIDASFADEPETAAAVDRWVNITLDTLRAQGYDPDEVVGYAPEPLIGYEADVRSRVTNLTKLIIETFLAEVPQADVAILPSGLVRIDGIIPEGDITYFDVVRIFPIGGRLSFLNMPGPMLRTLLQVGDGAAGTGAHQLRANIDPDGNGGWWIKGEPFDENRTYKVVFSEVPASAFAYAPFKGTGTTKIYDTREMRAVLADRLRQDLRKDRA, encoded by the coding sequence ATGACGCAGCAAGCAGCACCAGCGGATGCCATCACGCTTCTCGTCGTCGATTCGGAGGAAGAGGTCCGCGGCGCAGGCGTGGATCACGTCGTCGATTTCACGGTGATCCAGCTCAATGACGTCTACGAGGCGGCGCCGGTGGAGGGGGGTCGCTACGGCGGCCTCGCGCGTGTGGCGACGCTGCGCAAGCAGCTCGAAGCGGAGAACCCCAACCTGCTGATGGTGATGGTCGGGGACTTTCTGGCGCCTTCGGTCATCTCGGCGACGACCGGCGACGCCGGGCAGCACATGATCGAGGCGCTGAACGCCGCGGGGCTCACCCATGCGGCGGTGGGGAACCACGAGTTCGATCTGACCGAGGACGACTTCCTGCTTCGGGTCGAGGAGAGCCGGTTCAGGTGGGTGGTCTCCAACGTCAAGAATGCAGCGGGGCAGCCGTACGCGAACGTCCACGAGCACGACGTGGTGAAGTTCACGAACGCGAGCGGGGAAGCGGTGCGGGTGGCCCTGCTCGGGGTGTGCATCGACATGGTGAAGAAGCCGTGGGTCCAGTACCAGGACCCCATCGAGACGGCGCGCGCGAAGGTGAACGCGCTCGCGAACCAGGCGGACGTGTTCCTGGCGCTGACCCACCTGACCCTCGATCACGACAAGCAGCTCGGGATCGAGGTGCCGCGCCTCGACGTGCTCCTCGGGGGCCACGAGCACGAGGCCGCGAAGGCCATCGTGGGGGCCGATGCGACCCCGATCTACAAGGCCGACTCGAACGCCCGCAGCGCGTTCGTCCACCACTTCCGGTTCGATACGCAGACGCGCGTGACCAAGCTGTTCTCGCGGCTGGTGCACATCGACGCGAGCTTCGCAGACGAGCCGGAGACGGCAGCGGCGGTCGATCGGTGGGTGAACATCACGCTCGATACGCTCCGCGCGCAGGGGTACGACCCGGACGAGGTGGTGGGGTACGCGCCCGAGCCGCTCATCGGCTACGAGGCCGACGTGCGGAGCCGGGTGACCAACCTGACGAAGCTGATCATCGAGACGTTCCTCGCCGAGGTGCCCCAGGCCGACGTGGCGATCTTGCCTTCGGGCCTGGTGCGCATCGACGGGATCATCCCGGAAGGCGACATCACCTACTTCGACGTGGTGCGGATCTTTCCGATCGGGGGCCGGTTGAGCTTCCTCAACATGCCCGGGCCGATGCTGCGCACCTTGCTCCAGGTGGGCGATGGGGCCGCGGGGACGGGGGCCCATCAGCTCCGAGCCAACATCGATCCCGATGGGAACGGGGGCTGGTGGATCAAGGGGGAGCCGTTCGACGAGAACAGGACGTACAAGGTGGTGTTCTCGGAGGTCCCGGCGTCGGCGTTCGCGTACGCGCCGTTCAAGGGGACGGGGACGACGAAGATCTACGACACGCGCGAGATGCGGGCGGTCCTGGCGGATCGCTTGCGCCAGGATCTGCGCAAGGACCGCGCGTGA
- a CDS encoding PEP/pyruvate-binding domain-containing protein, translating to MRAILWLDEPGCDDPALVGGKASGLGRWTAHHQVPPGFCVTAEALAHFPEIAAEPFPEALRGLVADAYAALGARCGTPEPNVAVRSSAVDEDGAGASFAGIYTTFLNVRGLDAILDAIARCHAAAADPRVAAYRTQRGLTGAGIAVLVQQLIPADTAAVVFSANPTSGATDEIVINASFGLGESIVGGSTTPDTWILRKPDLSLLRAHTGEKQNMTVLCEGGTREVPVPRTLRTRPSLDEPLVQQLAQLALRLEEAAGKPVDIECAYRDGQLYLLQCRPITTLRAEGQRPRS from the coding sequence ATGCGTGCGATCCTCTGGCTGGACGAGCCCGGATGCGACGATCCGGCGCTCGTCGGAGGCAAGGCCTCGGGCCTCGGCCGGTGGACGGCCCATCACCAGGTCCCACCGGGCTTCTGCGTGACCGCAGAGGCCCTGGCCCATTTCCCCGAGATCGCGGCCGAGCCCTTCCCCGAAGCCCTTCGAGGGCTCGTCGCCGACGCCTACGCCGCCCTCGGCGCGCGCTGCGGCACCCCCGAGCCCAACGTCGCCGTCCGCTCCTCCGCGGTCGACGAGGACGGTGCCGGCGCCTCCTTTGCGGGCATCTACACCACCTTCCTCAACGTGCGCGGCCTCGACGCCATCCTCGATGCCATCGCCCGCTGCCACGCTGCTGCCGCCGACCCGCGCGTGGCCGCATACCGTACCCAGCGCGGCCTGACCGGCGCAGGCATCGCCGTGCTCGTCCAGCAGCTCATCCCTGCCGACACCGCCGCGGTCGTGTTCTCCGCGAACCCCACCTCGGGCGCCACCGACGAGATCGTGATCAACGCGAGCTTCGGCCTCGGCGAGAGCATCGTCGGTGGCTCGACCACCCCGGACACCTGGATCCTGCGCAAGCCCGACCTGTCGCTCCTCCGGGCCCACACCGGCGAGAAGCAGAACATGACCGTCCTCTGCGAGGGCGGCACGCGCGAGGTCCCTGTCCCGCGGACCTTGCGCACCCGGCCGAGCCTCGACGAGCCCCTCGTCCAGCAGCTCGCCCAGCTCGCCCTCCGCCTCGAAGAAGCGGCGGGCAAGCCGGTCGACATCGAGTGCGCTTACCGGGACGGGCAGCTCTACCTGCTCCAGTGCCGCCCGATCACCACCCTCCGAGCCGAAGGCCAGCGCCCCCGGTCCTGA
- a CDS encoding CmcI family methyltransferase, with protein sequence MARDHLYHREFFEALREHPLGERGWVQHLKNIHDAADAADAAPSRFVRYLDRERRCHPSDVWSVTLTGTYRAGHHYKGIFNCKTPFDLHLYSLLLWELKPRTIIELGSFHGGSALWFADQLSLLHHGGVVHSFERFAELVSPRAEHPSLTFHRADLNDLTSLDASLFERLPHPWLVVDDAHANVCNVLRYLDGFAKEGDYYVIEDITSDFKSERYEEIGQTVDALNYLVDTSYTDNFGYNLTCAPNGWLRKMG encoded by the coding sequence ATGGCCAGAGACCACCTCTACCACCGCGAGTTCTTCGAGGCCCTCCGCGAGCACCCCCTGGGCGAGCGCGGGTGGGTGCAGCACCTCAAGAACATCCACGACGCCGCCGACGCCGCCGACGCCGCACCGTCACGCTTCGTCCGCTACCTCGATCGCGAACGCCGCTGCCACCCTTCCGACGTCTGGTCGGTCACCCTCACCGGCACGTACCGCGCCGGGCACCACTACAAGGGCATCTTCAACTGCAAGACGCCGTTCGACCTCCACCTCTACTCGCTGCTCCTCTGGGAGCTGAAGCCGAGGACGATCATCGAGCTCGGCTCGTTCCACGGCGGCAGCGCCCTCTGGTTCGCCGACCAGCTCTCGCTCCTCCACCACGGCGGGGTCGTCCACTCCTTCGAGCGCTTCGCCGAGCTGGTCAGCCCCCGCGCCGAGCACCCGTCCCTCACGTTCCATCGCGCCGATCTCAACGATCTCACGTCCCTCGACGCGAGCCTCTTCGAGCGCCTCCCGCACCCGTGGCTCGTCGTCGACGACGCCCACGCCAACGTCTGCAATGTCCTCCGCTACCTCGACGGTTTCGCGAAGGAGGGCGACTACTACGTCATCGAGGACATCACCTCGGACTTCAAGAGCGAGCGGTACGAGGAGATCGGCCAGACGGTGGACGCTTTGAACTACCTCGTCGACACCAGCTACACCGACAACTTCGGCTACAACCTGACCTGCGCGCCCAACGGCTGGCTGCGCAAGATGGGCTGA
- a CDS encoding heavy metal translocating P-type ATPase — translation MISFRFLIDAGRAAVDELDQLADQVVVLSDTRLKPLRKGAVAAGSVAVAEAEAPVNGRSAAPVNGKTTVIEQLDGFADHLVFLHQQHVTPVLDRTVEATGQTVDEVRETLHQKASEIDERYQRFMRDRFDPLFGRSRSEQLDEMASEGVTISPRERWLNRRIAFSTATLGAVIVGTTVFPPSLVVTIPLAFSLMFPIYGIAVRALKERKVNYHVLSAVNVTGIWLGGFYAPATLSALLYYLGEKLLVITQDRSHKGLIQVFSKQPLSVWLLVDDDEIEVPFDQILPGDVIVVGAGQFMPVDGEVLEGVASIDQQMLTGEAQPIEKTVGSLVYASTVVLSGKVHVRVDKAGRDTVAANIGEVLNRTASYQASLQSKGTMLAHACAPPTLALGGLAWAVFGGESALAVLNSSFGVNVRITAPIAMLNLLNIASRNAILVKDGRSLELLHDVDTVVFDKTGTLTTGEPSVAAIRGLNGLGENELLTLAAAAEHRQSHPIARAIVAEAAARGLSLPQIEDAHYELGYGIKVTIGEKLVRVGSDRFMGLEGIEVPPEVQARQEASHQHGHSMVLVAVDGQLAGTIELQPTIRPEAASVIRALHARGLQVSIISGDQEEPTRRLAEQLGLDRYFANVLPEGKADLVEQLQAEGRAVCFVGDGINDSIALKKANVSVSLRGATTVATDTAQVVLMDQSLEKLTKLFELAEEMDKVLKAGFVVGVVPGVINIAGVFLLHWGLYQAILFAPIGLLASLGVGAYPLLKHRNELRATDGAQKAPLPPEPSGPHA, via the coding sequence ATGATCTCGTTCCGTTTCCTGATCGACGCAGGTCGCGCCGCGGTCGACGAGCTGGACCAGCTCGCCGACCAGGTGGTGGTCCTCAGCGACACGCGCTTGAAGCCGCTCCGAAAGGGCGCGGTGGCGGCGGGGAGCGTCGCCGTCGCCGAAGCCGAAGCGCCCGTGAATGGCAGGAGCGCCGCGCCGGTGAACGGCAAGACAACGGTGATCGAGCAGCTCGACGGGTTTGCCGACCACCTGGTGTTCCTCCACCAGCAGCACGTGACCCCCGTGCTCGACCGCACCGTCGAGGCCACCGGGCAGACGGTGGACGAGGTCCGGGAGACCTTGCACCAGAAGGCATCCGAGATCGACGAGCGCTACCAGCGGTTCATGCGCGACCGCTTCGACCCCCTCTTCGGGCGCTCGCGCAGCGAGCAGCTCGACGAGATGGCCTCGGAGGGGGTCACCATCAGCCCCCGCGAGCGCTGGCTGAACCGGCGCATCGCGTTCTCCACGGCGACCCTCGGCGCGGTGATCGTGGGGACCACGGTCTTCCCCCCGTCCCTGGTCGTCACCATTCCCCTCGCCTTCAGCCTCATGTTCCCGATCTACGGGATCGCCGTCCGCGCGTTGAAGGAGCGGAAGGTCAACTACCACGTCCTCAGCGCGGTCAACGTGACCGGCATCTGGCTCGGCGGGTTCTATGCGCCGGCGACGCTCTCGGCGCTGCTCTATTACCTGGGCGAGAAGCTCCTGGTGATCACCCAGGATCGCTCGCACAAGGGGCTGATCCAGGTCTTCTCCAAGCAGCCGCTCTCGGTGTGGCTACTGGTGGACGACGACGAGATCGAGGTCCCCTTCGACCAGATCCTGCCCGGGGACGTGATCGTCGTCGGCGCTGGACAGTTCATGCCGGTGGACGGCGAGGTGCTCGAAGGCGTGGCGTCGATCGATCAGCAGATGCTGACCGGCGAGGCGCAGCCGATCGAGAAGACCGTGGGCTCGCTGGTGTACGCCTCGACGGTGGTGCTGTCGGGCAAGGTCCACGTGCGCGTGGACAAGGCGGGCCGGGACACGGTGGCCGCCAACATCGGCGAGGTGCTGAACCGGACGGCCAGCTACCAGGCCTCCCTCCAGTCCAAGGGGACGATGCTGGCGCATGCGTGCGCGCCGCCGACGCTGGCCCTGGGGGGCCTCGCCTGGGCGGTGTTCGGCGGGGAGAGCGCGCTGGCGGTGCTGAACTCGTCGTTCGGCGTCAACGTGCGCATCACGGCGCCGATCGCGATGCTGAACCTGCTCAACATCGCGTCCCGCAACGCGATCCTGGTGAAGGACGGGCGCTCGCTGGAGCTGCTCCACGACGTGGACACGGTCGTGTTCGACAAGACGGGGACGCTCACTACTGGCGAGCCGAGCGTCGCCGCGATCCGCGGTCTGAACGGGCTCGGCGAGAACGAGCTGCTCACCCTGGCGGCAGCCGCGGAGCACCGGCAGAGCCACCCCATCGCGCGCGCGATCGTGGCCGAAGCCGCCGCGCGCGGGCTCTCTCTGCCGCAGATCGAGGACGCCCACTACGAGCTGGGCTACGGCATCAAGGTCACGATCGGGGAGAAGCTCGTGCGGGTGGGCAGCGACCGCTTCATGGGCCTGGAGGGCATCGAGGTGCCCCCCGAGGTCCAGGCGCGTCAGGAAGCGTCGCACCAGCACGGTCACTCGATGGTTCTGGTGGCCGTGGACGGGCAGCTCGCGGGCACGATCGAGCTCCAGCCGACGATCCGGCCCGAGGCCGCGTCGGTGATCCGGGCCTTGCACGCGCGCGGCCTCCAGGTGTCGATCATCTCCGGCGATCAGGAGGAGCCGACGCGCCGGCTGGCCGAGCAGCTCGGGCTCGATCGCTACTTTGCCAACGTGCTGCCGGAGGGCAAGGCGGACCTCGTGGAGCAGCTCCAGGCGGAAGGGCGCGCGGTGTGCTTCGTCGGCGATGGGATCAACGACTCCATCGCGCTGAAGAAGGCGAACGTGTCGGTCTCCTTGCGCGGTGCCACGACGGTGGCGACCGACACGGCGCAGGTGGTGTTGATGGATCAGAGCCTGGAGAAGCTGACGAAGCTCTTCGAGCTGGCCGAGGAGATGGACAAGGTCTTGAAGGCGGGGTTCGTGGTGGGGGTCGTGCCCGGCGTGATCAACATCGCCGGGGTCTTCCTCCTGCACTGGGGGCTCTACCAGGCGATCCTGTTCGCCCCCATCGGGCTCCTGGCAAGCCTCGGCGTCGGCGCCTACCCGCTGCTGAAGCACCGGAACGAGCTGCGCGCGACCGATGGGGCCCAGAAGGCGCCGCTTCCTCCGGAGCCGAGCGGTCCGCACGCCTGA